One part of the Luteolibacter flavescens genome encodes these proteins:
- a CDS encoding type II secretion system protein GspD, translating to MLPKPHFLLTGLIASGTAFAQVPQPPPAGAPVQPGAVPPGVQPNDPATLAQRVKQEGYLEPKINGERLAELYTELTGRRVTVSNAAIAAEFRFVQQGPITFGEAAELLMKAALLEGFVFIPSGENHDLLIYAQTMPTPPGEALLTITDPADLPNGELVVTYVMALKHIKPDEVVRAFTAVVKQFGNYGSVAAVPNAASVIITEKSSLIRRLIELQEVIDVPTSNVGTKFIKVQYADVQELSEILNEILNTQQQGQSTAGVQRVQNAAPVPQVPGGAPAGAQGIAGADGGGAGQDVPIQIVPSPRTNQIFAMGRPVDIVFVESLVAGFDTPTDTRNYLRRKLKFLAVADFLPVAEQALQRAFGGSSQSGGATGGTAGGGGRSGANFGSGGGGSSRTNQASSRSGSSGSSRSGGSFGSNQSSGGFGGGSSGGFGGGGSSFGGSSGSGSTLVNNAPSAQLVGRTLLVADNITNSLVVQGPPASLEVVNQLLDEIDVKADQVMISCVFGQLSLNDRMEYGLDFLREVEVRGDNAIGGRGGSGAGPLLPLDGSAFDPGSLAATAGLGLYGKIGPYMNLYLDALQGTTKFNIVARPTVFMANNQTGLIRSGQQIAVPTNSFNSGTTGQSTNIDYRDVVLDLQVTPLVNSPDEVTLQIAVLNDEVVGSQTIEGVGQVPTISTRLLETTVTVPNNETIVLGGLITTRNNQSRSGIPLLSQIPYIGGIFGSTENQTDREELLIFIQPTIINDKASLYAGQADVDSRYKFDNENREFIDGPGLLPTRDALDKPANSGKARNAAPAPVATEAPAPRRATSRPKGFVKGR from the coding sequence ATGTTGCCCAAACCGCATTTCCTCCTCACCGGCCTGATCGCGTCCGGGACCGCGTTTGCCCAAGTGCCCCAGCCACCACCGGCGGGCGCTCCTGTCCAGCCGGGTGCAGTGCCGCCCGGTGTGCAGCCAAATGACCCTGCCACACTCGCCCAGCGGGTGAAGCAGGAAGGCTATCTGGAGCCGAAGATCAACGGCGAGCGCCTGGCCGAGCTCTACACCGAGCTGACGGGTCGTCGCGTGACGGTGAGCAATGCCGCGATCGCCGCGGAATTCCGCTTCGTGCAACAGGGGCCGATCACCTTCGGAGAAGCGGCTGAGTTGCTGATGAAGGCCGCTCTGCTGGAAGGCTTCGTGTTCATTCCTTCAGGTGAAAATCACGACTTGCTGATCTACGCGCAAACCATGCCGACGCCTCCTGGCGAAGCCTTGCTTACCATCACAGACCCGGCCGATCTTCCGAACGGAGAGCTGGTCGTCACGTACGTGATGGCGCTCAAGCACATCAAGCCGGATGAAGTCGTGCGTGCCTTCACCGCCGTGGTGAAGCAGTTCGGCAACTATGGCTCGGTCGCCGCGGTGCCGAATGCCGCCAGCGTGATCATCACGGAGAAGTCCTCGCTGATCCGCCGCCTGATCGAGCTCCAAGAGGTGATCGACGTGCCGACGAGCAATGTCGGTACCAAGTTCATCAAGGTCCAGTATGCGGACGTGCAGGAGCTTTCCGAGATCCTTAACGAGATCCTCAATACCCAGCAGCAAGGACAGAGCACTGCGGGTGTCCAGCGCGTCCAGAATGCCGCTCCCGTGCCGCAGGTGCCGGGTGGCGCCCCTGCTGGCGCACAGGGCATCGCCGGTGCCGATGGCGGCGGTGCAGGGCAGGATGTACCGATCCAGATCGTCCCCAGCCCGCGCACGAACCAGATCTTCGCGATGGGCCGTCCGGTCGATATCGTTTTCGTGGAAAGCCTCGTCGCAGGCTTCGACACGCCGACCGACACGCGCAACTACCTCCGCCGCAAGCTGAAGTTCCTGGCCGTGGCCGACTTCCTCCCGGTGGCGGAGCAGGCGTTGCAGCGCGCCTTCGGCGGCTCGTCGCAGAGCGGCGGTGCCACGGGTGGCACGGCTGGCGGCGGTGGTCGCTCCGGTGCGAATTTCGGCTCGGGCGGCGGCGGATCCTCCCGCACGAACCAAGCTTCCTCGCGCAGTGGCAGCAGCGGTAGCAGCCGTTCCGGCGGCAGCTTCGGCAGCAACCAGAGCAGCGGTGGCTTCGGTGGTGGTTCCAGCGGCGGCTTCGGCGGCGGTGGCAGCAGCTTCGGCGGCTCCAGCGGCAGCGGTAGCACCCTGGTGAACAATGCGCCCAGCGCCCAGCTCGTGGGACGCACGCTCCTCGTGGCGGACAATATCACGAACTCGCTCGTGGTGCAGGGCCCTCCGGCCAGCCTTGAGGTCGTGAACCAGCTTCTCGACGAGATCGACGTGAAGGCGGATCAGGTCATGATTTCCTGTGTCTTCGGCCAGCTCTCGCTGAATGACCGCATGGAGTATGGCCTCGACTTCCTCCGCGAGGTGGAGGTCCGCGGCGACAATGCGATCGGCGGACGCGGCGGCAGCGGTGCCGGTCCTCTCCTTCCTCTGGACGGCAGCGCCTTCGATCCCGGCAGTCTCGCCGCGACCGCCGGCCTGGGCCTCTACGGCAAGATCGGGCCGTACATGAATCTCTATCTGGACGCGCTTCAGGGGACGACGAAGTTCAATATCGTGGCCCGCCCGACCGTCTTCATGGCGAACAACCAGACCGGCTTGATCCGCAGCGGTCAGCAGATCGCGGTGCCGACGAACAGCTTCAACAGCGGAACCACCGGCCAGAGCACGAACATCGACTACCGCGACGTGGTGCTCGACCTGCAAGTCACGCCGCTGGTGAACTCGCCCGACGAAGTCACCCTCCAGATCGCCGTGCTGAATGACGAGGTCGTCGGCAGCCAGACGATCGAAGGCGTGGGCCAGGTGCCCACGATTTCCACCCGGTTGCTGGAAACCACGGTGACCGTGCCGAACAACGAGACCATCGTGCTCGGCGGCCTGATCACCACCCGGAACAACCAGAGCCGCTCCGGCATCCCGCTGCTCAGCCAGATCCCGTATATCGGCGGCATCTTCGGTTCGACCGAGAACCAGACCGACCGCGAGGAGCTGCTGATCTTCATCCAGCCGACGATCATCAATGACAAGGCCTCCCTCTACGCCGGTCAGGCCGACGTGGATTCACGCTACAAGTTCGACAACGAGAACCGCGAGTTCATCGATGGACCCGGCTTGCTGCCAACCAGGGATGCGCTCGACAAGCCAGCGAACTCTGGCAAGGCGCGCAACGCCGCACCGGCTCCGGTTGCCACGGAAGCTCCTGCTCCCCGCCGCGCGACTTCCCGTCCGAAAGGCTTCGTAAAAGGACGCTGA
- a CDS encoding type II secretion system protein: MRSPLPNRRSRRRAARGFLLLEVVLALGIFGIAATGFAVALQRTADLAALTQRELTTTRLLQSALAEAMSYPVLEEGTTSIAIDEMAEHGMEIVTTVELLPEMENEDGQLLQEMYRIEVVAHWYENGVPQEQSAETWRYSRLYQP, encoded by the coding sequence ATGAGAAGCCCTCTGCCAAACCGCCGGTCACGTCGGCGTGCTGCCCGTGGATTCCTCCTGCTGGAGGTGGTCTTGGCGCTCGGCATCTTTGGTATCGCGGCCACGGGTTTTGCGGTTGCCCTGCAGCGTACCGCCGACCTCGCGGCACTGACGCAGCGCGAGTTGACGACCACCCGCCTGCTCCAGAGTGCCCTCGCCGAGGCCATGTCATACCCGGTGCTGGAGGAGGGGACGACTTCCATCGCGATCGACGAGATGGCCGAGCACGGGATGGAGATCGTCACGACGGTCGAGCTTCTCCCCGAGATGGAAAACGAAGACGGCCAGCTTTTGCAGGAGATGTACCGCATCGAGGTGGTCGCGCATTGGTACGAGAATGGCGTGCCGCAGGAGCAGTCCGCCGAGACCTGGCGCTACTCGCGCCTCTATCAGCCATGA
- a CDS encoding general secretion pathway protein GspK encodes MKTFSQNKNARGSALVAVIWLIAILAMATVATLRVVSFDVELGTSQIHGFRARQLAEMGIAVASNPAVKRTDPLLRQYSDEAGEGFEARIISEGEKFNINAILLRGDEQLLKSIFSDWGLTLDESQMLVDGLMDWVDENDDPGLNGAESDWYLAQGRLNQPFNRPFYTLDEMRLVRGMDYVEAIKPDWRNWFTIWSSGALDLNEASAELIAAAAEVSPEDANVIPETVRGLDNIRDTDDDAPFQSVEQALALLGVDSSLRPEISARMTVNDTTTRLESIGNVAGARRKITVIVRNRTGRPAVLERTEEVLP; translated from the coding sequence ATGAAGACTTTCTCTCAAAACAAGAATGCGCGTGGCTCCGCTCTCGTGGCGGTCATCTGGCTCATCGCGATTCTCGCCATGGCGACCGTGGCGACCCTGCGCGTGGTCTCCTTTGATGTGGAACTCGGCACCTCGCAGATCCATGGCTTCCGCGCGCGGCAGCTTGCCGAGATGGGCATCGCCGTGGCGTCGAATCCCGCGGTGAAGCGCACCGATCCGCTGCTGCGACAGTACTCGGACGAGGCAGGGGAGGGCTTCGAGGCCCGCATCATCTCCGAAGGTGAAAAGTTCAATATCAACGCCATCCTGCTTCGCGGTGACGAGCAGCTTCTCAAGTCGATTTTCAGCGACTGGGGCCTCACGCTCGACGAGAGCCAGATGCTGGTGGACGGCCTGATGGACTGGGTGGACGAGAATGACGATCCGGGCCTGAACGGTGCCGAGTCCGACTGGTATCTCGCGCAGGGCCGCCTCAACCAGCCCTTCAACCGTCCCTTCTACACGCTCGATGAAATGCGCCTCGTCCGCGGCATGGACTACGTCGAGGCGATCAAGCCGGATTGGCGGAATTGGTTCACCATCTGGAGTTCCGGTGCTCTCGATCTGAACGAGGCATCCGCCGAACTCATCGCCGCCGCCGCCGAGGTCTCACCGGAGGATGCAAACGTGATCCCCGAGACCGTCCGCGGGCTGGATAATATCCGCGATACCGACGATGACGCGCCCTTCCAATCCGTGGAGCAAGCGCTTGCGCTTCTTGGCGTGGACAGCAGCCTGCGCCCTGAAATTTCCGCCCGCATGACCGTGAATGACACGACCACCCGCCTGGAGAGCATCGGCAATGTCGCCGGTGCGAGGCGGAAAATAACGGTCATCGTGCGCAACCGAACCGGAAGACCGGCGGTTTTGGAACGAACCGAGGAGGTACTGCCTTGA
- a CDS encoding type II secretion system protein, with product MRKGFQRQGQQGFTLMEIVIVLVLVALMVGGALAYMAVSDDERTLRRSYVEVESLAKRARALAALQQRPYALEFYEQTVSLMPLAEAMVDPRDRENMLAHQENMLAEQAMMAAEEGSAPVSSFNPIHASWTVDDDVKMFVRRWASDNWIPSDTKNRHVWRFDPEGFCEPLGVKFAQERSWVEIEFHPLTGGIRDQVQEIY from the coding sequence ATGCGCAAGGGCTTCCAACGTCAGGGGCAGCAGGGCTTCACGCTGATGGAAATCGTCATCGTGCTGGTTCTTGTCGCCCTGATGGTCGGCGGGGCCCTTGCCTACATGGCTGTTTCAGATGACGAGCGGACGCTCCGCCGTTCCTATGTGGAGGTGGAGTCGCTGGCGAAACGCGCCCGGGCTCTCGCCGCTCTCCAGCAACGGCCCTATGCGCTTGAGTTCTATGAGCAGACCGTGAGCCTCATGCCCTTGGCGGAGGCCATGGTCGATCCGCGGGACCGCGAGAACATGCTGGCGCACCAGGAAAACATGCTCGCCGAGCAGGCCATGATGGCTGCCGAGGAAGGCAGCGCTCCGGTGTCTTCCTTCAACCCGATCCATGCGAGTTGGACGGTGGATGATGACGTCAAAATGTTCGTCCGCCGGTGGGCCAGCGACAACTGGATACCGTCGGATACGAAGAACCGCCACGTCTGGCGTTTCGATCCCGAAGGTTTTTGCGAGCCGCTGGGAGTGAAATTTGCACAGGAACGGAGCTGGGTTGAGATCGAATTCCATCCGCTGACCGGTGGCATCCGCGACCAGGTCCAGGAGATTTACTGA
- a CDS encoding tetratricopeptide repeat protein, with protein MSEITEADLAPNVKALYLKARSAVQTQNYGYAIKLLQSVLKDAPTFLDGRKALRNCASLHTGGPKKSSKVFGFKTGGVGTMKIAGQVKKDPVAALVMIEDELEKDPYNLDVNDQLFEAFSAMGLPDHAAFALETIRKGHPEELKPMHKLAEFYIHREDPAKAAEVYRDILKHHPTDSVAIKGEKDCTARASMQKGGWSENANMADLQRNKGEAAELDAAGRSGLTRDQLEDRRDRLILKYNEDPNQLPVVKDLAGIFEQLEDWANSHTFYSWGYSLSNGDVALQTKSGQMKDKMEEQQLKDLEARAASNPDDPEVQAMLAERKVLRIAEALEEAKKRVDVNPTDPTLRYQLGQAYYDAGDYSNAIPHLQQAKRNPHIQSKVLLLLGRTFKAKGMLDMSLRQLTDALGDLIAMDNVKKEILFEKGLVHEEMGDKPGALEAFKQIYEVDYGYRDVAHRVESSYGG; from the coding sequence ATGTCTGAGATTACCGAAGCGGACCTCGCCCCCAACGTGAAGGCCCTGTATCTGAAGGCTCGCAGTGCCGTTCAGACCCAAAATTACGGATACGCCATCAAGCTGCTCCAGAGCGTCCTGAAGGACGCTCCGACCTTCCTGGACGGGCGCAAGGCGCTCCGCAACTGTGCTTCTCTCCACACCGGCGGACCGAAGAAGTCCTCCAAGGTCTTCGGTTTCAAGACCGGTGGCGTGGGCACGATGAAGATCGCCGGCCAGGTGAAGAAGGACCCGGTGGCCGCTCTCGTGATGATCGAGGACGAGCTGGAGAAGGACCCCTACAATCTGGACGTGAATGACCAGCTTTTCGAGGCCTTCAGCGCCATGGGCCTGCCTGACCACGCGGCATTCGCACTGGAGACAATCCGCAAGGGTCATCCGGAAGAGCTGAAGCCGATGCACAAGCTCGCCGAATTCTACATCCATCGCGAGGATCCCGCGAAGGCTGCCGAAGTCTATCGCGACATCCTCAAGCACCACCCGACCGACTCCGTCGCGATCAAGGGTGAGAAGGACTGCACTGCCCGCGCCTCGATGCAAAAAGGTGGCTGGAGCGAGAATGCCAACATGGCGGACCTCCAGCGCAACAAGGGCGAAGCCGCCGAGCTCGATGCCGCCGGCAGAAGCGGCCTGACGCGCGACCAGCTCGAGGACCGTCGCGATCGTCTCATCCTCAAGTATAACGAGGACCCGAACCAGCTTCCCGTGGTCAAGGACCTCGCCGGTATTTTCGAGCAACTCGAGGACTGGGCGAATTCCCACACCTTCTACTCGTGGGGCTACAGCCTCAGCAATGGCGACGTCGCCCTGCAGACGAAGTCCGGCCAGATGAAGGACAAGATGGAGGAGCAGCAGCTCAAGGATCTGGAAGCGCGCGCCGCTTCCAATCCCGACGATCCGGAAGTCCAGGCCATGCTCGCCGAGCGCAAGGTCCTCCGCATCGCGGAAGCGCTCGAGGAAGCCAAGAAGCGCGTGGATGTCAACCCGACCGACCCGACGCTGCGCTACCAGCTCGGTCAGGCCTACTACGATGCCGGCGACTACAGCAACGCCATCCCGCACCTCCAGCAGGCCAAGCGCAACCCGCACATCCAGTCGAAGGTGCTCCTGCTCCTCGGCCGGACCTTCAAGGCGAAGGGCATGCTCGACATGTCGCTCCGCCAGCTCACCGATGCCCTCGGCGACCTCATCGCCATGGACAACGTGAAGAAGGAGATCCTCTTCGAGAAGGGTCTCGTGCACGAGGAGATGGGCGACAAGCCCGGCGCTCTCGAAGCCTTCAAGCAGATCTACGAAGTGGACTACGGCTACCGCGATGTCGCCCATCGCGTGGAGTCTTCCTACGGCGGTTGA
- a CDS encoding type II secretion system protein M, which translates to MSDREKKLVLFFGLAVFVLVNFFGISWFQSQKQKVARQLTDAKGKVTLAEATAASFDTVYGEMEWMAKMIEKSPAPKNGQLVATELEQYASNQATTHQLEIKRRAIKPNDETGIHFHRAKVEFNVSGREESLYRWLDRLQMPDQFKAVTSMRLSPDAKDDTMIDATVEVEQWYVPLVDGGSDASAEPDEEPEAEPAPNEIPGLPPVPTPTPAPAPEATNLPGTE; encoded by the coding sequence ATGAGCGATCGCGAAAAGAAATTGGTGCTGTTTTTTGGCCTGGCCGTGTTCGTGCTGGTCAATTTCTTCGGCATCTCCTGGTTCCAGAGCCAAAAGCAAAAGGTGGCGCGTCAACTGACTGATGCGAAGGGCAAGGTAACCCTTGCAGAGGCCACGGCTGCCAGCTTTGACACTGTCTATGGCGAGATGGAGTGGATGGCCAAGATGATCGAAAAGAGCCCTGCTCCGAAGAATGGTCAGCTCGTTGCCACGGAATTGGAGCAATACGCTTCCAACCAGGCCACGACGCACCAACTCGAGATCAAGCGCCGCGCGATCAAGCCGAATGACGAAACCGGCATCCACTTCCACCGCGCTAAGGTGGAGTTCAATGTCTCCGGTCGTGAGGAGTCGCTCTACCGTTGGCTGGACCGGCTGCAGATGCCCGACCAGTTCAAGGCCGTTACTTCCATGCGCCTCTCTCCGGATGCGAAGGACGATACCATGATCGACGCTACAGTGGAGGTAGAGCAGTGGTACGTGCCACTGGTGGATGGTGGCTCCGACGCCTCCGCCGAGCCGGATGAAGAGCCTGAAGCCGAGCCGGCCCCCAATGAAATCCCGGGACTGCCTCCTGTCCCAACCCCGACTCCCGCCCCCGCACCAGAAGCCACGAACCTGCCAGGAACCGAATGA
- the gspG gene encoding type II secretion system major pseudopilin GspG, with product MKYQSTIRRRSKAGFTLLEMVIVLGIIALILGGSITFMGKISETAKIGRVDTDFASITSALKMYKVNNGNYPSTQQGLKALVEKPSGTPAPRRWSKIMDKVPLDPWNNEYGYKFPGSKDPTEFELISKGADGVEGGEDYSSQDPK from the coding sequence ATGAAATACCAATCGACTATCCGCCGTCGTTCCAAAGCGGGTTTCACCCTGCTGGAAATGGTCATCGTCCTCGGGATCATCGCCCTCATTCTGGGCGGCTCGATCACCTTCATGGGCAAGATCAGCGAAACTGCCAAAATCGGTCGCGTGGACACCGACTTCGCCTCCATCACCAGCGCACTGAAGATGTATAAGGTGAACAACGGCAACTACCCATCCACCCAGCAAGGCCTGAAGGCGCTGGTGGAAAAGCCCTCCGGCACGCCCGCACCGCGCCGCTGGTCCAAGATCATGGACAAGGTGCCGCTTGATCCTTGGAACAACGAGTATGGCTACAAGTTCCCGGGTAGCAAGGACCCAACCGAATTCGAGCTCATCTCCAAGGGTGCAGATGGTGTTGAAGGCGGCGAGGACTATTCCAGCCAAGACCCCAAGTAA
- a CDS encoding PulJ/GspJ family protein: MKKNPFHHPVRRRDGFTLLELVIAMGLLAMLVGMIFGSANANLQLGNAVVQTQAEESEKNAFFDLMSRRLSSLPGNTRMELISKDIGSHYTSDLTLQNVPLAFTWGGADKVAKAVQLSTVLKRDGYLDIVMRYYEEEILEDSDNAQGNVKAEPFAEVVLLQGVRTFEWRVLDGRTMDWNYDWDLIGRLPLQMELTIAFGNQGAAMRQIFWLTPKQDPEVMMRQLQQQGAGGGMGLGQGGGIQVGGPDGEGPGGGGGGPGGGGGPRGGGGPRGGGGGFGGGGGGNGQGGGR; encoded by the coding sequence ATGAAGAAGAACCCTTTCCATCATCCGGTTCGTCGTCGCGATGGCTTCACCTTGCTGGAGTTGGTCATCGCCATGGGACTGTTGGCGATGCTGGTCGGCATGATTTTCGGCTCGGCGAATGCGAACCTCCAGCTCGGCAATGCGGTCGTGCAGACCCAAGCCGAGGAGAGTGAAAAGAATGCCTTCTTCGACCTGATGTCGCGCCGTCTCAGCTCGCTGCCGGGGAATACCCGGATGGAGCTGATCTCGAAGGATATCGGCTCCCATTACACGTCCGACCTCACGCTTCAGAATGTCCCGCTCGCCTTCACTTGGGGCGGGGCGGATAAAGTGGCAAAGGCGGTCCAGCTTTCCACAGTCCTCAAGCGGGACGGCTATCTCGACATCGTGATGCGCTACTACGAGGAGGAGATCCTCGAGGACAGCGACAATGCGCAAGGCAATGTGAAGGCGGAGCCCTTCGCCGAGGTTGTACTGCTTCAGGGAGTGCGCACCTTCGAGTGGCGCGTCCTCGACGGCCGCACCATGGATTGGAACTATGACTGGGATCTCATCGGACGTCTGCCCCTGCAGATGGAGCTGACGATCGCCTTCGGCAACCAGGGTGCGGCGATGCGACAGATATTCTGGCTGACCCCGAAGCAAGATCCCGAGGTGATGATGCGCCAGCTACAGCAGCAGGGCGCTGGCGGTGGCATGGGTCTCGGTCAAGGCGGCGGCATTCAAGTGGGTGGCCCCGATGGTGAAGGTCCTGGTGGCGGCGGTGGTGGTCCCGGAGGTGGGGGCGGTCCACGCGGCGGCGGTGGACCTCGCGGCGGTGGTGGAGGATTTGGCGGCGGTGGTGGCGGTAACGGTCAGGGAGGTGGCCGATGA
- the msrA gene encoding peptide-methionine (S)-S-oxide reductase MsrA, with protein sequence MKRRRLLALLLLLPAIASCEPKKAMPEEAKQPAPAPKVPEGSEVITLGAGCFWCIEAAYKQLDGVQAAVSGYMGGTVAKPTYEQICTGTTGHAEVVQVVYDPKKISSEKILAWFWDLHDPTTLNRQGADVGTQYRSAIFYNSDAQKALAEASKKAAQENFKDPIVTEITKASEFYPAENYHQDYYFQNKSKNGYCRLVIEPKLKKLKLDH encoded by the coding sequence ATGAAACGCCGCCGCTTGCTCGCGCTCCTGCTTTTGCTGCCCGCCATCGCCTCCTGCGAACCGAAAAAAGCCATGCCCGAAGAAGCCAAACAGCCCGCCCCCGCGCCCAAGGTGCCCGAGGGCTCCGAAGTCATCACGCTCGGCGCCGGATGCTTCTGGTGCATCGAGGCCGCCTACAAGCAACTCGACGGCGTCCAGGCGGCAGTCTCCGGCTACATGGGCGGCACCGTGGCCAAGCCGACCTACGAGCAGATCTGCACCGGCACCACCGGCCACGCCGAGGTCGTTCAGGTGGTCTATGATCCGAAGAAAATTTCCTCCGAGAAGATCCTTGCCTGGTTCTGGGACCTCCACGACCCGACCACGCTGAACCGGCAGGGCGCGGACGTGGGCACCCAATATCGCTCCGCCATCTTCTACAACTCCGACGCCCAGAAGGCGCTCGCCGAGGCTTCCAAAAAGGCAGCACAGGAGAACTTCAAGGATCCGATCGTCACCGAGATCACCAAGGCCAGCGAGTTCTACCCCGCGGAGAACTACCACCAAGACTACTATTTCCAGAACAAGTCCAAGAACGGCTACTGCCGCCTGGTCATCGAGCCGAAGCTCAAGAAGCTGAAGCTGGATCACTGA